Part of the Weissella coleopterorum genome is shown below.
AATTCTTTTTCAGAAGTAGCATTAAAAATTTCAATACTATCCAAATCCTCCTGCGTAAAATTCATTGGATCAATTAATTCTGCGTCAATTAATAATTTAAATTTTGTAATGTCATAATTCAAAGTCTGTAAATACTTAAAACGTGTACTTAACTCATCAATACTCTTATAACTATTCATTTTATTAAATGGTAATTCTGAATCAGTCACAATATACTCTTCATTCCCACTATTTCCACCAATAGCACCCATTAGCTTTAATTGTTCAACCACCTTTTTACCAGAAACAGGTAAATCAAACCACATTCCCTTTGCTGGTTCTAACATTGCCCCTACAAAAATACTTCCTGTAATATCCATAATTATTTTCTCCATTCTTAAAATTAGGCAACAAAAAAGAGCTTTAAATTTTAAAGCTCTTTTCTAAATATATTTTTCATTATTACGTACATATACGCCATCAATCAGCAATATACTACCATCTTCAATATGATCTCTTGCAAAAAACTCATAATTAAACGGTGTTTCTTGCATATTTAACGGCAATTCAGATATGCCACCAACATTTTCGATTAATTCTCTACCTAAACTATCTAACTCATCAGCCTTAAAAAATTCAAACTTACTTATATCTTGTTCAGTATAGTTATTTTCGTCAATCAAATTATGTTTAATTAAAAATTCAGCCTTTTTATCCATAACATACTCCTGCTCCCCTGATATAAAACCAATTATACAATATTTCACATTTATTAGTATATCAAATGTTCAAAAAATGCAAAAACAAATTAATAACAGCATTTTATATAGCTAAATAATAAGGATATATTATTCACAATGTAACGGTTTTTCTAATAATAATTTATCCAGCCTCCCTTAGACTACCCATATGTTCCATAAATTCATGTAAATTAAATCCTTTTTCAACTTCTGGCGCAAAAAATGCACGTACAGCTCCGTCCCCCATTTGAAAGAATCCCCAACCTTTTAAGTCATTTGACAATGGGCGTAACTCTTTATCGCTATCAGGAAACAACATCTTTTGAATTTCTGGTGTTGGCTTTCCCATAACCACTCTAAAATTCAACTGATTACGAATAGCCATAGGCAATGAATCAGCAGACGGTCTCTGCATTCCCACAATCAAATAAAATCCAAGTTCACGTCCCATCATAGCTATTTCATTCAAATCTCCTGACGCTAAATCATAAGCCTTACGTTCAGGCGTACCAAAGGCTAACTTATCATTCATTTCTTTCCACGCTCCGAACTCATCAAAGAACATAAAATGTGGTTTAAAATTAAACTCCATGTATGCCCCAATTTTGCCTTCTGCCTTAATCTTTTCCATTTTTTTGGCACGTTCCATCATTGCTTCATAAACAATATGAATTTGTTCATTAATCGCTGTGTTGGTACTAAATACCTTTCCTTTTAATATGTCCGTATATTGTAGAGCGCCTAAATCAGAACGTTTAGGATCAAATACCACTATAAATTTTGTAATAGCTAATAACTGACCTAATATCGCAAATAGAAAATATGACTTACCTGTTCCAACGTTCCCACTAACCAACATGTTATAGAATTTGTCATACTTCCAATCAATTCCCTTAACAATATTTAATGAACCTTTTTTAGGTTTTAATGCTGATAACTTCAATCTAAATTTAATTGGATCAAACGCAAACGTACTAATCATTTTATTTTTTAAATATACATTAGTTTGACGATCCGCCATAAATGCCGTTTCGACCACAGCGTCAAATTCCCCTTTATCAAAACGTTCCATAAACTGTTCGCCATTAATTGGCTCTTCTAAGACCATTTGACCGGTATCAAATTTGAACTTAACTCTTACCTTTGGAAAATATGAGACAAACTCTCCGTCATCATCTGACTTAGTTTCAAATAATCCCTTTGTAACCATCAATAAAGATAACATTTGCCTAAATTCAATTGACTTTAAATAATTTGCCAATCGATCCCTATGGCTTAATGAATAACTGGTATATAACCACTTTAAAAATATGGTTTCTGCCAATAAGACAATCGCTAAAATAACTAAAAATGAAATTACATATTGAACATTATTTACTTGTACCAAGGATTGCCTTAACTTCCACCAAACAAAGCTAAATAACATTAGCAACAAAAAAGCACTAACATATAAACAACGTAATAATAACGTCCTAGCTAGTACCTGATCTTTATATTTAATTGTCTTAAACATTATTCATAAGTCCCTTCTAGAAGCGCACTTGAGTTACTATCAACGGTCTTAAAGGCTTCTAACCACTCGTTAAATAACACATGGACTACAACTTTACCAACACGTCCGTAAATATCACGATACAAACATTGACCCTTTTTCAAGTCCTGCAACATCTTAATATTGTCATCATTTACTGGTAACCCAAACTGTCTTAAAATGTTTGGTCTGTCATCTGGATCATCAAACGCAAAAATTTGACCATATTGTCCGGTACTGTCTGCGTTATTCACATCAGCCACACGTTGAGTAGATGAAATCAACATATTGTTTTCCGATCGTCCCAAACGTTTAATCGAATCAAGCACCTTTTTCCCGGCTTCTGATGATTCAAAGATCCACGCTTCGTCCAATATCTCTAAACTAAATCGATCAGTCTTAGATCGACCAAATTTTTCCATATACTTACCAAGCGCCAACATAATGGAAATTGACTGCTTATTTGTCTCTGTATACAATCTAGCGTCCTGATTTGGTTTAGGTAAATCAAGTCCGGTAACTTCTAAAATTGTCCGTTGATGGTCGAAAGTCAAACCATCACTTGAACCGTCACCAAATGCTAAGCGCAACATTGAGTTTGGAATGATTGATTGATAATAATCTGCTAAATCACTAGCGTCATCACCCATCTCCCGCAACTTTTCGATAATTGCTAATGTTCCAATTTGCTCTCCCATTAATCGACGTTCACACAAGCTCCGGATTGCGTCATTTAAATTAGTTTCAAGTTTTAATGAATATGAAACAGATCGAATTTGAACCAACATTTCTTTAATCAATGTCACAATTTCTGGTATGTCGTCAGCTGTACTGTTCTCATTCAACGTCAATAAAGGATCAAGCACCCCATTATTTTCCGAATTACGACTGTCTAATGTTATAAAGTGAAATGACTTAATCAATTTTTGGAAATATTCATTAGGAACATTTTGTAATGCTCGATTAAACCAACGTCTGATTTCTTGTTTTGGATCAAATGAAACCATATCAATATCAAACATAGCTAAATGAAACATCAAATCTTTGGTCGCAAATGACTTACCATTTCCAGTATTCCCAGTTATAACGATATGGGGACTATCTGTTTTCGCCCCCTTAATCCCTTTATTAGAGATAATTGGATTCATCAATAGTAAAACTCTGGAAGCAGCGGCCGCCATTTCAACAGAATCATATTGTTTTAAGTCAAGCACTCGACCAACATAAAATCCTGTACGTGTTCCGATCTGACTTGTAATCCCAAACATCAATTCAACAAAAGCTGGTACTTTGGTAAATTGTTGCCATTGCTTAAATACACCAAGTTTCGTTCCCGGTAAAATTTGATACAACAACATTACTTGTTCAAAGTTAGGCTGGTAAACCGAAATACCCCGATCATACGAATTAATCCGAGTCTTTAATAAACGGATTTTTTGCCTTAATGCTTCTAAGTCATAATCTCGTACAACTAAAATCATAGTCCAAGCCATAAATGCGTCTTTACTATCCAGCACATCAACCAAATCTGACGACAAACTAAAATTATCCTGACTTTTACTTGAGCTATCATCGTTAGTCATTTCAGCGTCTACCAGCTCATCTTTATATTTCCCTTTGGATTGCTTAGCACTGGTATTAATCCCAAACACACCATCACGTTTTGGATAATTAATTTTAAAATGTACTTCAACCGGAAACTTGAAAGATTGAATTTCTGGGATTAATTCCAATAACTCTAAATTATCTGGTAGATTAATTACCAAATTTGCCACATAATCAACTTCTTCCCCATTGTCACGTTGAATAATCCCATGTTGTCCCGGATCAAAAATTGTATCTCTCATATCTTCCAAAGTCTTACTATGTTCATTATGATATGAATAACCTAATAATTTAGCTAAACTTTCGGCTTTTAGTTTTGTTGCATTTAATGGTCGTAATATTCCTAATACGTCCGTATTCATTACTTCATATCTTTTGAAAAAGTCATCATCAAATTTAACCTGAAACTTCATCATATCTGCAACACGCTTCACTAACAGATCACTAGCATTGGCAAATTGTTCCTTAATTCCATCTCCAATAGCAGTCGCTCGTAATTTAACCCCAATATAAAATTCATCAATCACTGCTGGTTTAAACTCTGCTTGAAGCATATTTACTTCTTCTTGCCCCAAATAATACTCTGCAACATCTGATAAATCTTTCGCCCAATCTTCATGCGTTCCTTGAATCCGTCCTGCCAAATCCATATCAGCTGGCAATAATTTTAAATCAACATCTTCATATTTTTGTAGACGTTCCAAAACATCAGTCAACGTACTTTTATATGCCCGCTTCTCTTCAATGTTTGCCACATTAATTTGAAAAGGCTTAATTTTAAAGTACGCCCACACTTCCCCAGTTCTGGTTAATACTAAATTTTCGTTGTATTCAATAACCGGGTTTTCATATTTAATACTTGCTCTATTCGCCACATCTCTCCCCTTTCACTAATTATCAATAAAATCTTTAATCTCTTGCTTATCAGTTATTGAAATCCGTCTATTATTATCAAAATCAATAATAGTTGGTGTAGACGTAATCACATCATCATCTACATAATGTTTATTATCAGCAACTTTTAAATTAATTGTCTGTACATCTGTTTTGTGTAAAATATTATCCCAAAATACAACTGGAT
Proteins encoded:
- a CDS encoding antirestriction protein ArdA codes for the protein MDITGSIFVGAMLEPAKGMWFDLPVSGKKVVEQLKLMGAIGGNSGNEEYIVTDSELPFNKMNSYKSIDELSTRFKYLQTLNYDITKFKLLIDAELIDPMNFTQEDLDSIEIFNATSEKELGLELVENVGGVSELPSDNLETYFDYNFFARDHIKEGSVVEENGKYIRDNRN
- a CDS encoding cell division protein FtsK — translated: MFKTIKYKDQVLARTLLLRCLYVSAFLLLMLFSFVWWKLRQSLVQVNNVQYVISFLVILAIVLLAETIFLKWLYTSYSLSHRDRLANYLKSIEFRQMLSLLMVTKGLFETKSDDDGEFVSYFPKVRVKFKFDTGQMVLEEPINGEQFMERFDKGEFDAVVETAFMADRQTNVYLKNKMISTFAFDPIKFRLKLSALKPKKGSLNIVKGIDWKYDKFYNMLVSGNVGTGKSYFLFAILGQLLAITKFIVVFDPKRSDLGALQYTDILKGKVFSTNTAINEQIHIVYEAMMERAKKMEKIKAEGKIGAYMEFNFKPHFMFFDEFGAWKEMNDKLAFGTPERKAYDLASGDLNEIAMMGRELGFYLIVGMQRPSADSLPMAIRNQLNFRVVMGKPTPEIQKMLFPDSDKELRPLSNDLKGWGFFQMGDGAVRAFFAPEVEKGFNLHEFMEHMGSLREAG
- a CDS encoding ATP-binding protein codes for the protein MANRASIKYENPVIEYNENLVLTRTGEVWAYFKIKPFQINVANIEEKRAYKSTLTDVLERLQKYEDVDLKLLPADMDLAGRIQGTHEDWAKDLSDVAEYYLGQEEVNMLQAEFKPAVIDEFYIGVKLRATAIGDGIKEQFANASDLLVKRVADMMKFQVKFDDDFFKRYEVMNTDVLGILRPLNATKLKAESLAKLLGYSYHNEHSKTLEDMRDTIFDPGQHGIIQRDNGEEVDYVANLVINLPDNLELLELIPEIQSFKFPVEVHFKINYPKRDGVFGINTSAKQSKGKYKDELVDAEMTNDDSSSKSQDNFSLSSDLVDVLDSKDAFMAWTMILVVRDYDLEALRQKIRLLKTRINSYDRGISVYQPNFEQVMLLYQILPGTKLGVFKQWQQFTKVPAFVELMFGITSQIGTRTGFYVGRVLDLKQYDSVEMAAAASRVLLLMNPIISNKGIKGAKTDSPHIVITGNTGNGKSFATKDLMFHLAMFDIDMVSFDPKQEIRRWFNRALQNVPNEYFQKLIKSFHFITLDSRNSENNGVLDPLLTLNENSTADDIPEIVTLIKEMLVQIRSVSYSLKLETNLNDAIRSLCERRLMGEQIGTLAIIEKLREMGDDASDLADYYQSIIPNSMLRLAFGDGSSDGLTFDHQRTILEVTGLDLPKPNQDARLYTETNKQSISIMLALGKYMEKFGRSKTDRFSLEILDEAWIFESSEAGKKVLDSIKRLGRSENNMLISSTQRVADVNNADSTGQYGQIFAFDDPDDRPNILRQFGLPVNDDNIKMLQDLKKGQCLYRDIYGRVGKVVVHVLFNEWLEAFKTVDSNSSALLEGTYE